In one Aquabacterium sp. OR-4 genomic region, the following are encoded:
- a CDS encoding Dps family protein → MSAKDATMMHSPQIGTGTGIGISEQDRVAIAEGLSRLLADTYTLYLTTHNFHWNVTGPMFSSLHAMFQTQYTELWNAVDPIAERIRALGAKAPGSYGQFQALTSVPDAPSQSPKALEMVRILMQGHEAVARTARGIFSVVEKAGDQPSADLLTQRLDSHEKTAWMLRSLLET, encoded by the coding sequence ATGAGCGCGAAGGACGCCACCATGATGCACAGCCCCCAGATCGGCACCGGCACCGGCATCGGCATCAGCGAGCAAGACCGCGTCGCCATCGCAGAAGGCCTGTCACGGCTTCTGGCGGACACGTACACGCTCTACCTGACCACGCACAACTTCCACTGGAACGTGACGGGTCCGATGTTCAGCAGCTTGCACGCGATGTTCCAGACCCAGTACACCGAGTTGTGGAATGCCGTCGATCCCATCGCTGAGCGAATCCGCGCACTGGGGGCCAAGGCGCCCGGCAGCTACGGGCAGTTCCAGGCGCTGACTTCGGTGCCCGACGCCCCGAGCCAGTCGCCCAAGGCGCTCGAGATGGTTCGCATCCTGATGCAAGGCCATGAAGCGGTGGCCCGCACCGCGCGCGGCATCTTCTCCGTGGTTGAGAAGGCCGGTGACCAGCCCAGCGCAGACCTGCTGACCCAGCGCCTGGACAGCCACGAGAAGACCGCGTGGATGCTGCGCAGTCTGCTCGAGACGTGA
- a CDS encoding type 1 glutamine amidotransferase domain-containing protein, producing MTSRILMIVTSNARMGATGKPTGLWAEELAVPYYALADAGVEVTLASPAGGPAPVDPGSIKPVGQNDPVVERFLADTALQARIAATPKASEFDGAQFDAIFFPGGHGTMWDLPVDAGVTRAVERAFAAKKLIASVCHGAAGLVTAKRPDGQSIVKDLRVNSFTDAEEVAVGLEKVVPFMLETRLRELGGRFEGAGNWQAFAVRDGQLITGQNPQSSHLVAQELLKALRQA from the coding sequence ATGACTTCCCGCATCCTGATGATCGTCACCTCCAACGCCCGCATGGGTGCCACCGGCAAGCCCACCGGCCTGTGGGCCGAGGAGCTGGCGGTGCCGTACTACGCGCTCGCCGATGCCGGCGTCGAGGTGACGCTGGCCTCTCCGGCCGGTGGCCCCGCGCCCGTCGACCCGGGCAGCATCAAGCCGGTCGGCCAGAACGACCCGGTGGTCGAGCGCTTCCTGGCTGATACCGCCCTGCAGGCGCGCATCGCGGCGACGCCCAAGGCTTCGGAGTTCGACGGTGCCCAGTTCGACGCCATCTTCTTCCCGGGCGGCCACGGCACGATGTGGGATCTGCCGGTGGACGCTGGCGTGACCCGTGCCGTCGAGCGCGCCTTCGCGGCCAAGAAGCTGATCGCCTCGGTCTGCCACGGTGCTGCCGGCCTCGTGACGGCCAAGCGCCCCGATGGTCAATCCATCGTGAAGGACCTGCGCGTCAACTCGTTCACCGATGCCGAGGAGGTGGCCGTCGGTCTGGAGAAGGTGGTGCCCTTCATGCTGGAGACGCGCCTGCGTGAGCTGGGCGGCCGCTTCGAAGGCGCGGGCAACTGGCAAGCGTTCGCAGTCCGCGACGGCCAGCTGATCACGGGCCAGAACCCGCAGTCATCGCACCTGGTGGCGCAAGAGCTGCTCAAGGCGCTGAGGCAAGCATGA
- a CDS encoding LysR family transcriptional regulator: protein MARTFEPVQLGSIELFCKAAELGSFTGASEALGLTPASVSRSIGRLEARLGVRLFNRTTRSVRLTAGGELYHAQCQQALEQIAEAERALTGQQAEPKGLVRVSVGTVYGHHRVVPALPGFMAAYPGVDIELNVSNRNVDFVEDGYDLAIRLGEPRDSRLVSRKLEEATVGIFGSPTYLRRHGKPKTLDELRQHDLIQFVVPSTGRPMPWILRTPEGEDIDFNFKSRQRVHEDVLAGVGWAAAGGGLFQIYHFVAREAVKAGRLVELMQGHGGRSRPFHVLYPQNRHLSARVRAFVQYLAETVAPSARQA, encoded by the coding sequence ATGGCACGCACCTTTGAGCCCGTGCAGTTGGGCAGCATCGAACTCTTCTGCAAGGCCGCCGAACTCGGCAGCTTCACCGGCGCTTCTGAGGCGCTGGGCCTGACACCGGCCTCGGTGAGCCGCTCCATCGGACGGCTCGAAGCGCGGCTGGGCGTGCGGCTGTTCAACCGCACCACGCGCAGCGTGCGGCTCACCGCGGGTGGCGAGCTCTACCACGCGCAGTGCCAGCAGGCGCTGGAGCAGATCGCCGAGGCCGAGCGCGCCCTCACCGGCCAGCAGGCCGAGCCCAAGGGGCTGGTGCGCGTGAGCGTGGGCACCGTCTACGGCCACCACCGCGTGGTGCCGGCGCTGCCGGGCTTCATGGCCGCTTACCCCGGCGTGGACATCGAGCTCAATGTCTCCAACCGCAATGTCGACTTCGTCGAGGACGGCTACGACCTGGCCATCCGCCTGGGTGAGCCACGCGACTCGCGCCTGGTCTCGCGCAAGCTCGAGGAGGCCACCGTGGGCATCTTCGGCTCACCGACCTACCTGCGGCGCCACGGCAAGCCGAAGACGCTGGACGAACTGCGGCAGCACGACCTGATCCAGTTCGTCGTGCCCAGCACCGGGCGGCCGATGCCCTGGATCCTGCGCACGCCCGAAGGCGAGGACATCGACTTCAACTTCAAGAGCCGCCAGCGCGTGCACGAGGACGTACTGGCCGGTGTGGGCTGGGCCGCGGCGGGCGGCGGGCTGTTCCAGATCTACCACTTCGTGGCGCGCGAGGCTGTGAAGGCGGGCCGGCTCGTGGAGTTGATGCAGGGCCACGGAGGCCGGTCGCGGCCGTTCCATGTGCTGTACCCGCAGAACCGCCACCTCTCGGCGCGGGTGCGGGCCTTCGTGCAGTACCTGGCCGAGACCGTCGCGCCGTCGGCGCGCCAGGCGTGA
- the guaA gene encoding glutamine-hydrolyzing GMP synthase: MQHDKILILDFGSQVTQLIARRVREAQVYCEIHPNDVSDEFIRSYGAKGIILSGSHASTYEDHELRAPQAVWDAGVPVLGICYGMFTMAVQLGGQVEASDHREFGYAEVRAHGHTELLQGLQDFSTPEGHGMLKVWMSHGDKVTALPPGFKLMASTPSCPIAGMADESRRYYAVQFHPEVTHTVQGAELLTRFVRGIAGCRGDWIMGNYIDEAVQKIRQQVGDEEVILGLSGGVDSSVAAALIHRAIGDQLTCVFVDHGLLRLNEGDMVMEMFAGRLHAKVIRVDASELFLGQLAGVSDPEKKRKIIGGLFVDVFKAEAAKLKAGDGGHQGATFLAQGTIYPDVVESGGTKTKKATTIKSHHNVGGLPEQLGLKLLEPLRELFKDEVRELGVALGLPHDMVYRHPFPGPGLGVRILGEVKKEYADLLRRADAIFIEELRSTIEPLSGKSWYELTSQAFTVFLPVKSVGVMGDGRTYEWVVSLRAVQTSDFMTADWAELPYALLKKVSGRIINEVRGINRVAYDVSSKPPATIEWE; the protein is encoded by the coding sequence ATGCAACACGACAAGATCCTGATCCTCGATTTCGGCTCGCAGGTCACCCAGCTCATCGCGCGCCGCGTGCGCGAAGCCCAGGTGTATTGCGAGATCCATCCGAACGACGTGTCGGACGAGTTCATCCGCAGCTATGGCGCCAAGGGCATCATCCTCAGCGGCAGCCATGCCAGCACCTACGAGGACCACGAGCTGCGCGCGCCGCAGGCCGTGTGGGACGCCGGTGTGCCGGTGCTGGGCATCTGCTACGGCATGTTCACGATGGCGGTGCAGCTGGGCGGCCAGGTGGAAGCCAGCGACCACCGCGAGTTCGGCTACGCCGAGGTGCGCGCGCACGGCCACACCGAGCTGCTGCAGGGCCTGCAGGACTTCAGCACGCCCGAAGGCCACGGCATGCTCAAGGTGTGGATGAGCCACGGCGACAAGGTGACCGCGCTGCCGCCGGGCTTCAAGCTGATGGCCAGCACGCCCAGCTGCCCGATCGCCGGCATGGCCGACGAGAGCCGGCGCTACTACGCGGTGCAGTTCCACCCCGAGGTCACGCACACGGTGCAGGGCGCCGAGCTGCTGACGCGCTTTGTGCGCGGCATCGCCGGCTGCCGCGGCGACTGGATCATGGGCAACTACATCGACGAGGCGGTGCAGAAGATCCGCCAGCAGGTGGGCGACGAGGAGGTGATCCTGGGTCTGTCGGGCGGCGTCGATTCGAGCGTGGCCGCGGCGCTGATCCACCGCGCCATCGGCGACCAACTGACCTGCGTGTTCGTCGATCACGGCCTGCTGCGCCTGAACGAGGGCGACATGGTGATGGAGATGTTTGCCGGCCGCCTGCATGCCAAGGTGATCCGCGTGGATGCCTCCGAGCTGTTTCTCGGCCAGCTGGCCGGCGTGAGCGACCCCGAGAAGAAGCGCAAGATCATCGGCGGCCTGTTTGTCGATGTCTTCAAGGCCGAGGCGGCCAAGCTCAAGGCCGGCGATGGCGGCCACCAGGGCGCCACCTTTTTGGCCCAGGGCACCATCTACCCCGACGTGGTGGAAAGCGGCGGCACCAAGACCAAGAAGGCCACCACCATCAAGAGCCACCACAACGTGGGTGGCCTGCCCGAGCAGCTGGGCCTGAAGCTGCTGGAGCCGCTGCGCGAGCTGTTCAAGGACGAGGTGCGCGAGCTGGGCGTGGCGCTGGGCCTGCCGCACGACATGGTCTACCGCCATCCGTTCCCTGGGCCGGGCCTGGGCGTGCGCATCCTGGGCGAGGTGAAGAAGGAGTACGCCGACCTGCTGCGCCGCGCTGACGCGATCTTCATCGAGGAACTGCGCTCGACCATCGAGCCGCTGTCGGGCAAGAGCTGGTACGAGCTCACATCCCAAGCCTTCACGGTGTTTCTGCCGGTCAAGAGCGTGGGCGTGATGGGCGACGGCCGCACCTACGAATGGGTGGTGTCGCTGCGCGCCGTGCAGACCAGCGACTTCATGACCGCCGACTGGGCCGAGCTGCCGTATGCGCTGTTGAAGAAGGTGAGCGGGCGCATCATCAACGAGGTGCGCGGCATCAACCGCGTGGCCTACGACGTGAGCAGCAAGCCGCCGGCCACCATCGAGTGGGAATGA
- a CDS encoding MFS transporter → MAFIMITVLIDMVSIGLIIPVLPLVVGTFTSSPTEQTWWYGVVTITFGLANFFASPVLGALSDAFGRRPVLLLGFSGLALSFFVTGLATALWMLIAVRVFSGAMQANAAVASAYVADISAPEERARRFGMLGAMFGIGFILGPASGGLLGAIDIRLPFFAAGTLAVLNWLYGWFVLPESLPPEKRQPFAWRRVHPFAALSGLARLADVGPLVWVVALAALAQFTLHTSWVLYTHFKFGWGPAEVGWSLFTVGAIAALVQGWLLKHMLVRFSTRVLATVGLTASALSYLGFGLVTEGWMMYVVIVLGGILGGGAQAAIQSLISNAAPAHEQGATAGSVASLNGLMAVLAPMVATPLLGVVSHLQAGDVLMGLPFFFCAALQAVGATVAYRFFRRRALQAAAASA, encoded by the coding sequence ATGGCCTTCATCATGATCACGGTGCTGATCGACATGGTGTCGATCGGCCTGATCATCCCCGTGCTGCCGCTGGTGGTGGGCACCTTCACCAGCTCGCCCACCGAGCAGACCTGGTGGTACGGGGTGGTCACCATCACCTTCGGCCTGGCCAACTTCTTTGCCTCGCCGGTGCTCGGCGCGCTGAGCGACGCGTTTGGCCGGCGGCCGGTGCTGCTGTTGGGCTTCTCGGGCCTGGCGCTGAGCTTCTTCGTCACCGGCCTGGCCACGGCGCTGTGGATGCTGATCGCGGTGCGGGTGTTCTCGGGCGCCATGCAGGCCAATGCCGCGGTGGCCAGTGCCTATGTGGCCGACATCTCGGCGCCCGAGGAGCGTGCGCGCCGCTTCGGCATGCTGGGTGCGATGTTCGGCATCGGCTTCATCCTCGGGCCGGCCAGCGGCGGCCTGCTGGGCGCCATCGACATCCGGCTGCCGTTTTTTGCGGCCGGCACGCTGGCGGTGCTGAACTGGCTGTACGGCTGGTTCGTGCTGCCCGAATCGCTGCCGCCTGAAAAGCGCCAGCCCTTCGCCTGGCGCCGTGTGCACCCGTTCGCGGCCTTGTCGGGCCTGGCCCGGCTGGCCGATGTGGGTCCGCTGGTGTGGGTGGTGGCGCTGGCCGCGCTGGCGCAGTTCACGCTGCACACCAGCTGGGTGCTGTACACGCACTTCAAGTTCGGCTGGGGGCCGGCCGAGGTGGGCTGGTCGCTGTTCACCGTGGGTGCCATTGCCGCGCTGGTGCAGGGCTGGCTGCTCAAGCACATGCTGGTGCGCTTCTCGACCCGCGTGCTGGCCACGGTGGGCCTCACCGCCAGCGCCCTGAGCTACCTGGGCTTCGGCCTGGTGACCGAGGGCTGGATGATGTACGTGGTGATCGTGCTGGGCGGCATCCTCGGCGGTGGCGCGCAGGCGGCCATCCAGAGCCTGATCTCGAATGCCGCGCCGGCCCATGAGCAGGGCGCCACGGCCGGCTCGGTGGCCTCGCTGAACGGCCTGATGGCGGTGCTGGCGCCCATGGTGGCCACGCCGCTGCTGGGCGTGGTGTCGCACCTGCAGGCCGGCGACGTGCTGATGGGCCTGCCCTTCTTCTTCTGCGCTGCGCTGCAGGCCGTGGGTGCCACGGTGGCGTACCGCTTCTTCCGCCGCCGCGCGCTGCAGGCTGCCGCGGCTTCTGCCTGA
- the guaB gene encoding IMP dehydrogenase, with the protein MRLLGKALTFDDVLLVPAYSQVLPRDTSLATNLSRNIRLNLPLVSAAMDTVTEARLAIAIAQEGGIGIVHKNLTPRQQAAEVARVKRYESGVLRDPITISPGVPVREVIALSRQHGISGFPVVEDGRVVGIVTGRDLRFETRMDAPVREIMTPRDRLIVVKEGATIEDGKALMHQHKLERVLVVNDAFELRGLMTVKDITKQTSFPNAARDAQGKLRVGAAVGVGEGTEERVELLVRAGVDALVVDTAHGHSAGVIERVRWVKKHYPQVDVIGGNIATGAAALALVEAGADGVKVGIGPGSICTTRIVAGVGVPQITAIDNVATALRGSGVPLIADGGIRYSGDIAKAVAAGASTVMMGGMFAGTEESPGEVFLFQGRSYKGYRGMGSIGAMKAGSADRYFQENDETTNPNADKLVPEGIEGRVPYKGSMISIVYQMAGGLRASMGYCGCATVEQMHDQAEFVEITAAGIRESHVHDVQITKEAPNYRAE; encoded by the coding sequence ATGCGCCTTCTCGGCAAAGCGCTCACCTTCGACGACGTGTTGTTGGTGCCGGCTTACTCTCAGGTGTTGCCCCGCGACACCAGTCTTGCGACCAACCTGTCGCGCAACATCCGCCTGAACCTGCCGCTGGTGTCGGCCGCGATGGACACCGTGACCGAGGCGCGCCTGGCGATCGCCATCGCCCAGGAGGGCGGCATCGGCATCGTGCACAAGAACCTCACGCCGCGCCAGCAGGCGGCCGAGGTGGCGCGGGTCAAGCGCTATGAATCGGGCGTGCTGCGCGACCCGATCACCATCAGCCCCGGCGTGCCGGTGCGCGAGGTGATCGCGCTGAGCCGCCAGCACGGCATCTCGGGCTTTCCGGTGGTGGAAGACGGCCGCGTGGTCGGCATCGTCACCGGCCGCGATCTGCGCTTTGAAACGCGCATGGACGCCCCGGTGCGCGAGATCATGACCCCGCGCGACCGCCTGATCGTCGTGAAGGAAGGCGCCACCATCGAGGATGGCAAGGCGCTGATGCACCAGCACAAGCTCGAGCGCGTGCTGGTCGTCAACGACGCCTTCGAGCTGCGCGGCCTGATGACGGTGAAGGACATCACCAAGCAGACCAGCTTTCCGAACGCCGCGCGCGATGCCCAGGGCAAGCTGCGCGTGGGCGCCGCGGTGGGCGTGGGCGAGGGCACCGAAGAGCGCGTCGAGCTGCTGGTGCGTGCCGGGGTCGATGCGCTGGTGGTCGACACCGCGCATGGCCACTCGGCCGGCGTGATCGAGCGTGTGCGCTGGGTCAAGAAGCACTACCCGCAGGTGGACGTGATCGGCGGCAACATCGCCACCGGCGCCGCGGCGCTGGCGCTGGTGGAAGCCGGCGCCGATGGCGTCAAGGTGGGCATCGGCCCGGGCAGCATCTGCACCACCCGCATCGTGGCGGGCGTGGGCGTGCCGCAGATCACCGCCATCGACAACGTGGCCACCGCGCTGCGCGGCAGCGGCGTGCCGCTGATCGCCGATGGCGGCATCCGCTACTCGGGCGACATCGCCAAGGCCGTGGCCGCCGGTGCCAGCACGGTGATGATGGGCGGCATGTTTGCCGGCACCGAAGAGTCGCCGGGCGAGGTGTTCCTGTTCCAGGGCCGCAGCTACAAGGGCTACCGCGGCATGGGCTCGATCGGCGCCATGAAGGCCGGCTCGGCCGACCGCTACTTCCAGGAAAACGACGAGACCACCAACCCGAACGCCGACAAGCTGGTGCCCGAGGGCATCGAAGGCCGGGTGCCCTACAAGGGCTCGATGATCTCCATCGTCTACCAGATGGCCGGCGGCCTGCGCGCCAGCATGGGCTACTGCGGTTGCGCCACGGTCGAGCAGATGCACGACCAGGCCGAGTTCGTCGAGATCACGGCCGCCGGCATCCGCGAAAGCCATGTGCACGACGTGCAGATCACCAAGGAAGCGCCGAACTACCGGGCGGAGTGA